The following proteins are co-located in the Abditibacteriaceae bacterium genome:
- a CDS encoding cyclin-dependent kinase inhibitor 3 family protein has product MATAKTSLTHPIRVDFIDDADLPMPGRLGMTFAPGKCQLNAISGVWQRDLELDLTRLREEWKADVLVPLIEEFEFENLKIGKLRERAAELGMAVVWFPIRDISVPTCMDSFGVLIESLTEHLRAGRTVVVHCMGGLGRTGLVAAACLVALAELSPREAIAAVRRARLGTIQTREQEEYITRFQQFRAKRK; this is encoded by the coding sequence ATGGCAACTGCAAAAACATCTTTAACGCACCCGATTCGCGTCGATTTTATCGACGATGCCGATTTGCCAATGCCCGGCCGTCTAGGCATGACCTTCGCGCCCGGAAAATGTCAGCTCAACGCGATTAGTGGCGTGTGGCAGCGCGATTTAGAACTCGACTTGACCCGCTTGCGCGAAGAATGGAAAGCCGACGTTCTCGTGCCTCTCATCGAAGAGTTTGAGTTCGAGAATCTGAAAATTGGCAAGCTGCGGGAGCGTGCTGCAGAACTTGGCATGGCTGTTGTGTGGTTTCCGATTCGTGATATTTCGGTGCCCACGTGCATGGATTCTTTTGGCGTGCTCATCGAATCTCTCACGGAGCATCTGCGTGCGGGCCGCACTGTAGTCGTGCATTGCATGGGCGGCTTGGGTCGCACTGGCCTCGTCGCTGCAGCGTGCCTCGTCGCTCTGGCAGAACTCTCGCCGCGCGAAGCGATTGCCGCTGTGCGCCGCGCGCGTTTGGGCACGATTCAAACACGCGAACAGGAAGAATACATCACGCGGTTTCAGCAGTTCCGCGCAAAACGGAAATAA